A genome region from Streptomyces antimycoticus includes the following:
- a CDS encoding cytochrome P450 codes for MSVTSRASTPAPLPRHRDCPFDPPGAYEALREEGGAGRLAFPDGKVGWLLTRHEDVAQLLEDDRFSSDRRRTSSPVHAFPVRPDDRRMLGSFIGMDPPEHTRYRRLLSKWFTARGMRRLQPRIEEIVDGHLAAMERAGPPADLVTAFAQPIPSLVICELLGVPYEDRADFQRWATVLLRIGQGEDEVYAARDALWEYMRELIGTKRHRPDEALLSRLVNGEHGAPGGSGTATAAGLTDEELTGVGLLLLIAGHETTANMLALGTYALLRHPEQSRLVRERPEVIDHAVEELLRYLTIVQFGTVRVAREDLEIAGARVRAGETVVGSLASANRDPSRFADPDTLDVTRETADQIAFGHGIHQCLGQHLARMEMRTGFPALLRRFPTLRLAVPPDEVPLRHDMLIYGVHRLPVTWDRAVG; via the coding sequence GTGTCCGTCACATCACGCGCGTCGACTCCGGCGCCGCTGCCCAGACATCGCGACTGCCCCTTCGACCCGCCCGGTGCCTACGAGGCGCTGCGCGAGGAGGGCGGGGCCGGCCGGCTGGCCTTTCCGGACGGCAAGGTGGGCTGGCTGCTCACCCGGCACGAGGACGTGGCGCAGTTGCTGGAGGACGACCGGTTCAGTTCGGACCGCCGCCGGACCTCCTCGCCGGTGCACGCGTTTCCGGTCCGCCCGGACGATCGCCGCATGCTGGGGTCGTTCATCGGCATGGACCCACCCGAGCACACCCGCTACCGGCGGCTGCTGAGCAAGTGGTTCACCGCCCGGGGGATGCGGCGGCTGCAGCCCCGGATCGAGGAGATCGTCGACGGCCACCTGGCCGCGATGGAGCGCGCCGGCCCACCGGCCGACCTCGTGACGGCCTTCGCCCAGCCGATCCCGTCGCTGGTGATCTGCGAGCTGCTGGGGGTGCCGTACGAGGACCGGGCCGACTTCCAGCGGTGGGCCACCGTTCTGCTCCGGATCGGCCAGGGCGAGGACGAGGTCTACGCGGCCCGGGACGCGCTGTGGGAGTACATGCGGGAGCTGATCGGCACCAAGCGGCACCGGCCGGACGAGGCGCTGCTCTCCCGTCTGGTCAACGGCGAGCACGGCGCGCCCGGCGGCTCCGGCACCGCCACGGCGGCCGGGCTGACCGACGAGGAGCTGACCGGTGTGGGGCTGCTGCTGCTCATCGCGGGCCATGAGACGACGGCGAACATGCTGGCCCTGGGCACCTACGCCCTGCTGCGCCACCCCGAGCAGTCGCGGCTGGTGCGGGAGCGGCCCGAGGTGATCGACCACGCGGTCGAGGAGCTGCTGCGGTATCTGACCATCGTCCAGTTCGGGACGGTACGGGTGGCCCGGGAGGATCTCGAGATCGCCGGGGCGCGGGTGCGGGCCGGGGAGACGGTCGTCGGGTCGCTCGCCTCGGCCAACCGGGACCCCTCGCGGTTCGCCGACCCCGACACCCTGGACGTCACCCGCGAGACCGCCGATCAGATCGCCTTCGGCCACGGCATTCACCAGTGCCTGGGCCAGCACCTGGCGCGGATGGAGATGCGGACGGGCTTTCCCGCCCTGCTGCGGCGCTTCCCCACGCTGCGCCTGGCCGTGCCGCCGGACGAGGTGCCCCTGCGCCACGACATGCTGATCTACGGCGTCCATCGGCTCCCGGTCACCTGGGACCGGGCCGTCGGTTAG
- a CDS encoding alkene reductase, whose amino-acid sequence MSTTTCPTALDQPLLRPAELGDLRLPNRVVMAPMTRARATGEGLVPNGMHAAYYGQRAGAGLIITEGTWVSERAIGFPNVPGVYSEEQVGGWRRVTDTVHAHGGRIVLQLWHTGAASHPDHLGGALPAGPSAVDPRERCYTPGGPRETVTPREMTITDIRDTVAEYGAAAANARRAGFDGVEIHALGSFLIPQFLNPRLNHRHDAYGHDRAGRRRLLMEIVDAVAAAWDGRRVGVRLSPYWTAERFTADERTLADYDALVAELSDRPVAYLHLRGPAPAAPGAAPGHDAFTRYRRLFDGPLIANHGFDRETGNAVIDAGLADAVSYATHFVANPDLVARFALDHELAAGDPDTYYTGGAGGYVDYPASGLGTPSGG is encoded by the coding sequence ATGAGCACCACCACCTGTCCGACCGCCCTGGACCAGCCGCTGCTGCGCCCCGCGGAGCTGGGGGACCTCCGGCTGCCCAACCGGGTGGTCATGGCCCCCATGACCCGGGCCCGGGCCACGGGCGAGGGGCTGGTCCCGAACGGTATGCACGCGGCCTACTACGGCCAGCGGGCCGGGGCCGGGCTGATCATCACCGAGGGGACCTGGGTCAGCGAGCGGGCCATCGGATTCCCGAACGTCCCCGGTGTCTACAGCGAGGAGCAGGTCGGCGGGTGGCGGCGGGTCACCGACACCGTCCACGCCCACGGCGGCCGAATCGTGCTGCAGCTGTGGCACACCGGCGCCGCCTCGCACCCCGACCACCTCGGGGGAGCCCTGCCGGCCGGTCCCTCGGCGGTCGATCCCCGGGAGCGCTGCTACACGCCCGGCGGGCCCAGGGAGACGGTCACCCCGCGGGAGATGACGATCACGGACATCCGGGACACGGTCGCGGAGTACGGCGCCGCCGCGGCGAACGCCCGCCGCGCCGGTTTCGACGGAGTCGAGATCCACGCCCTCGGCTCGTTCCTGATCCCGCAGTTCCTCAATCCGCGGCTGAACCACCGCCACGACGCCTACGGCCACGACCGGGCCGGACGGCGGCGACTGCTGATGGAGATCGTCGACGCGGTGGCCGCGGCCTGGGACGGCCGCCGGGTGGGCGTCCGCCTGTCGCCGTACTGGACCGCCGAGCGGTTCACCGCCGATGAGCGGACGCTGGCCGACTACGACGCGCTCGTGGCGGAGCTGAGCGACCGCCCCGTGGCCTATCTGCATCTGCGCGGACCGGCCCCCGCCGCGCCGGGTGCCGCACCCGGCCACGACGCCTTCACCCGCTACCGGCGCCTCTTCGACGGCCCGCTGATCGCCAACCACGGCTTCGACCGGGAGACCGGGAACGCCGTGATCGACGCGGGGCTCGCGGACGCCGTCTCCTACGCCACGCATTTCGTGGCCAATCCCGATCTCGTGGCCCGGTTCGCCCTGGACCACGAGCTGGCGGCGGGCGACCCGGATACGTACTACACCGGAGGGGCGGGTGGCTATGTCGACTATCCGGCGAGTGGCCTGGGCACGCCGTCCGGCGGGTGA
- a CDS encoding IclR family transcriptional regulator: MAGPVQSIERAAAILRLLAQGSGRLSLGEVAASLGLAKGTAHGILRTLQSVDFVEQDKATGKYQLGAALLHLGTSYLDINELRSRSINWTDALAARSGEAVRLGVPLEGKVLIVHHVFRPDDTFQTLDVGSLLPLHASALGKILLAYGATPLEPLMETQPENYTRHTLVSPQQLSRAMGEIRENGWAVATEEMMVGEADIAAPIRGQGGLVVGAVGISGAVDRLCDSKGRPHPSLVGLTRDAARAISRDLGAARW, translated from the coding sequence ATGGCCGGCCCGGTGCAGTCCATCGAGCGGGCGGCGGCGATTCTGCGGCTGCTCGCCCAGGGCTCCGGTCGGCTCAGTCTGGGCGAGGTGGCCGCCTCGCTCGGCCTCGCCAAAGGCACCGCGCACGGCATTCTGCGCACGCTGCAGAGCGTCGACTTCGTCGAACAGGACAAGGCGACGGGGAAGTACCAGCTCGGCGCGGCGCTGCTGCACCTGGGGACCAGCTATCTCGACATCAACGAGCTGCGGTCCCGCTCCATCAACTGGACCGACGCCCTGGCCGCCCGCAGCGGTGAGGCGGTCCGTCTCGGAGTGCCCCTGGAGGGCAAGGTCCTCATCGTCCACCACGTCTTCCGGCCCGATGACACCTTCCAGACCCTGGACGTGGGCTCGCTGCTCCCCCTGCACGCCAGCGCGCTGGGCAAGATCCTGCTGGCGTACGGGGCGACCCCTCTGGAGCCGCTCATGGAAACCCAACCGGAGAACTACACCCGTCATACGCTCGTCTCTCCCCAGCAGCTCAGCCGGGCGATGGGCGAGATACGCGAGAACGGGTGGGCGGTCGCGACCGAGGAGATGATGGTGGGCGAGGCCGATATCGCCGCGCCGATCCGCGGGCAGGGCGGCCTGGTGGTGGGCGCCGTCGGCATCTCCGGCGCCGTGGACCGCCTCTGCGACAGCAAGGGCCGCCCTCATCCCTCACTCGTCGGGCTGACGCGCGACGCCGCCCGGGCGATCTCCCGCGATCTCGGCGCGGCCCGCTGGTGA
- a CDS encoding undecaprenyl-diphosphate phosphatase, giving the protein MSAIDIGQAVVLGVVEGVTEFLPVSSTGHLKITEGLMDIPVDDKSVVAFTAVIQVGAIAAVLLYFFRDIRRFATAWGRGLVNREERYHHDYKFAWWVIYATIPIVVVGLAAKPLIEGPLASLWVVAASLIVGSGLMWLADRMGRHKRGEDDTSVKDAMLVGSSQILALLFPGFSRSGATMATGLMLGLDRLAATRLSFFLGIPSLTGAGLYELKDAMGGGVGTVPLAVGTVVSFAVAYASIAWLLKFVAKHSFNAFVIYRIVIGLVLFGLLGSGALNA; this is encoded by the coding sequence GTGAGCGCGATCGACATCGGACAGGCCGTGGTTCTCGGCGTCGTCGAGGGGGTCACGGAGTTCCTCCCGGTCTCCTCCACCGGCCACCTCAAGATCACTGAGGGGCTGATGGACATCCCGGTGGACGACAAGTCCGTCGTCGCCTTCACCGCGGTGATCCAGGTCGGTGCCATCGCCGCCGTCCTGCTGTACTTCTTCCGCGACATCCGGCGCTTCGCCACCGCATGGGGACGGGGGCTGGTCAACCGCGAGGAGCGGTACCACCACGACTACAAGTTCGCCTGGTGGGTCATCTACGCCACCATCCCCATCGTGGTCGTGGGTCTGGCGGCCAAACCGCTGATCGAGGGCCCGCTCGCCTCCCTGTGGGTGGTGGCCGCCTCGCTGATCGTGGGCAGCGGGCTGATGTGGCTGGCCGACCGGATGGGCCGCCACAAGCGCGGGGAGGACGACACCAGCGTCAAGGACGCGATGCTGGTCGGCTCCTCGCAGATCCTCGCACTGCTCTTCCCCGGCTTCTCCCGCTCGGGCGCCACGATGGCCACCGGCCTCATGCTCGGCCTGGACCGCCTGGCCGCCACCCGGCTCTCCTTCTTCCTGGGCATTCCGTCGCTGACCGGCGCCGGTCTCTACGAGCTCAAGGACGCCATGGGCGGTGGCGTGGGCACGGTGCCCCTCGCCGTGGGCACAGTGGTGTCCTTCGCCGTGGCCTATGCCTCCATCGCCTGGCTGCTGAAGTTCGTCGCCAAGCATTCGTTCAACGCCTTCGTGATCTACCGGATCGTCATCGGCCTGGTGCTGTTCGGCCTGCTCGGCTCGGGCGCCCTCAACGCCTGA
- a CDS encoding ATP-binding protein, protein MAEPLSYPKPGVTGQAAETVDFTGARLIGSQAPDPDPLLAPVATRDEVPERPAADEGDGHVLPVPHICEAVAAVRRRAHTLLTEWELSADCLDEALMVISELVTNAILHALPPAVLRLRWTECEGSAGLRIEVTDGGPVPAGQRADEDIEPDEHGRGLGIVTALSTRHGSHSCHEGITWWADLPVA, encoded by the coding sequence GTGGCGGAACCACTGAGCTACCCGAAGCCCGGCGTCACCGGGCAGGCCGCGGAGACCGTCGATTTCACCGGCGCCCGTCTCATCGGCTCCCAGGCGCCGGATCCGGACCCCCTGCTGGCGCCGGTGGCGACACGCGACGAGGTCCCGGAACGGCCCGCGGCGGACGAGGGGGACGGCCATGTCCTCCCGGTCCCGCACATCTGCGAGGCCGTCGCCGCCGTGCGGCGGCGGGCGCACACGCTGCTGACCGAATGGGAGCTGTCGGCCGACTGCCTCGACGAGGCGCTCATGGTGATCTCGGAACTGGTCACCAACGCGATCCTGCACGCCCTGCCCCCGGCCGTGCTGCGGCTGCGCTGGACCGAGTGCGAGGGCTCCGCCGGCCTGCGCATCGAGGTCACCGACGGCGGCCCGGTGCCCGCCGGTCAGCGGGCGGACGAGGACATCGAGCCCGATGAGCACGGCCGCGGGCTCGGGATCGTCACCGCGCTGTCCACGCGCCACGGCAGCCACTCCTGCCATGAGGGCATCACCTGGTGGGCGGACCTGCCGGTCGCCTAA
- a CDS encoding SseB family protein: MTSPSDENVSATQQALGELAADRADESALNTLANSEVLLPSAESAEETDPQAVTLPVFQQEDGAQLVPVFTTPARMHQALPQIERYHLVPLGALAQGWPSEELSLTIDAGAPEAVTLSATGVRSLLSGSGPAA, encoded by the coding sequence ATGACCAGCCCTTCCGATGAAAACGTCTCCGCCACCCAGCAGGCCCTCGGCGAGCTGGCGGCCGACCGGGCGGACGAGTCGGCGCTGAACACCCTTGCCAACAGTGAGGTCCTCCTCCCCTCCGCCGAGAGCGCGGAGGAGACCGACCCCCAGGCCGTGACCCTGCCCGTGTTCCAGCAGGAGGACGGCGCTCAGCTGGTACCGGTCTTCACCACTCCGGCCCGGATGCACCAGGCCCTGCCCCAGATCGAGCGGTACCACCTGGTGCCACTGGGCGCACTGGCCCAGGGATGGCCCTCCGAGGAGCTCTCCCTGACCATCGACGCGGGTGCCCCGGAGGCCGTCACCCTCTCGGCCACCGGCGTACGGAGCCTGCTCAGCGGCTCCGGTCCGGCCGCCTGA
- the glpK gene encoding glycerol kinase GlpK, with product MVERYVMSIDQGTMSTRCILFDHQGRLVSVGQREHEQYFSKPGWAEHDPAEIWSHLRRVVVPRALEGAGIRPEQIVAIGIANQRETTVVWDRRTGVPVCHAITWQDTRTSGYVEELRRTTGDDFFLERCGLSPTTYFSAPRLRWLFDHVDGLRERAGRGDVLFGTMESWLIWNLTGGPDGGLHLTDATNASRTMLMNIRSLTWDDELLAYFDVPRAMLPEIRPSAECYGMARALLPQVPICAALGDQQAALFGQTCFASGEAKCTYGTGSFLLLNTGTELVRSRHGLLTTVGYKVGDEPTVYALEGPIAVTGSLVQWFRDRLGMIHSAPEIETLARGVEDNGGCYIVPAFSGLFAPHWRSDARGVIVGLTSYITKGHLARAVLEATGWQTREVVDAMNADSPQPLRQLKVDGGMTSNNLLMQFLADVLDLPVVRPMVSETVSLGAAYAAGLASGYWPDLEGLRRNWHRAAQWMPTMDPARREAEYENWQRAVERSLGWART from the coding sequence ATGGTTGAACGCTATGTGATGTCCATCGACCAGGGCACCATGTCCACCCGGTGCATCCTCTTCGACCACCAGGGACGGCTGGTCTCGGTCGGCCAGCGAGAACATGAGCAGTACTTCTCCAAGCCCGGCTGGGCCGAGCACGACCCCGCCGAGATCTGGTCCCATCTGCGCCGTGTGGTCGTGCCCCGGGCGCTGGAGGGCGCGGGGATCCGGCCCGAGCAGATCGTGGCCATCGGCATCGCCAATCAGCGCGAGACCACGGTGGTGTGGGACCGGCGCACCGGCGTTCCCGTGTGCCACGCCATCACCTGGCAGGACACCCGTACCAGCGGCTATGTCGAGGAGCTGCGGCGGACCACCGGTGACGACTTCTTCCTCGAACGCTGCGGACTGTCGCCCACGACCTACTTCTCCGCCCCACGGCTGCGCTGGCTGTTCGACCATGTCGACGGCCTGCGCGAGCGCGCGGGGCGTGGGGACGTGCTGTTCGGCACGATGGAGAGCTGGCTGATCTGGAACCTCACCGGCGGGCCCGACGGCGGACTGCACCTCACCGACGCCACCAACGCCAGCCGCACCATGCTGATGAACATCCGCAGCCTGACCTGGGACGATGAGCTGCTGGCCTATTTCGATGTGCCCCGGGCGATGCTGCCGGAGATCCGCCCTTCCGCCGAGTGCTACGGCATGGCCCGCGCCCTGCTGCCGCAGGTCCCGATCTGCGCCGCGCTCGGCGATCAGCAGGCGGCGCTGTTCGGGCAGACGTGTTTCGCCAGCGGCGAGGCGAAGTGCACCTACGGCACCGGCAGCTTCCTCCTGCTCAACACCGGCACCGAGCTCGTACGGTCCCGGCACGGGCTGCTGACCACGGTGGGCTACAAAGTGGGCGACGAGCCGACGGTCTACGCCCTGGAGGGCCCGATCGCCGTCACCGGCTCGCTGGTGCAGTGGTTCCGCGACCGGCTAGGCATGATCCACAGCGCCCCCGAGATCGAGACCCTGGCCCGCGGCGTCGAGGACAACGGCGGCTGCTACATCGTCCCCGCCTTCTCCGGGCTTTTCGCCCCGCACTGGCGCAGCGACGCGCGGGGGGTGATCGTCGGGCTCACCTCGTACATCACCAAGGGGCATCTGGCCCGGGCCGTGCTGGAGGCCACCGGGTGGCAGACCCGGGAGGTGGTCGACGCCATGAACGCCGACTCGCCCCAGCCGCTGCGGCAGCTGAAGGTCGACGGCGGGATGACGTCGAACAATCTGCTGATGCAGTTCCTGGCCGATGTCCTGGACCTGCCCGTGGTGCGCCCCATGGTCTCTGAAACGGTCTCCCTCGGGGCCGCCTACGCCGCCGGGCTCGCCTCCGGCTACTGGCCCGATCTGGAGGGGCTGCGCCGCAACTGGCACCGCGCGGCCCAATGGATGCCCACGATGGACCCCGCGCGACGGGAGGCGGAGTACGAGAACTGGCAGCGGGCGGTCGAGCGGTCGCTGGGCTGGGCCAGGACGTAG
- a CDS encoding DUF2867 domain-containing protein — translation MTTPPATPRARRVAVPRALAARDDLADAHYASAFALPVPRAGALTAEQWARTVFEGAPAPLRRFLVLGWTLGLGLRLGPRTSPRHVLGWAVSDAADHSLTLTAGSPLVAAHNVVAVEDARVLWATFVRFDRPAGRPLWALAAPIHHRTVPRLLRRAVRDAASAGETTRGDGRLS, via the coding sequence ATGACCACTCCCCCGGCCACTCCTCGCGCACGACGCGTCGCGGTGCCCCGGGCGCTGGCGGCCCGTGACGACCTCGCGGACGCCCACTACGCCTCGGCGTTCGCCTTACCGGTCCCGCGGGCCGGGGCCCTGACCGCCGAGCAGTGGGCGCGGACAGTCTTCGAGGGCGCTCCGGCTCCCCTGCGGCGGTTTCTGGTGCTGGGCTGGACGCTGGGGCTCGGCCTCCGGCTGGGCCCCAGGACCTCGCCGCGCCATGTCCTGGGATGGGCCGTCTCGGACGCGGCGGACCACTCGCTGACCCTGACCGCGGGCTCCCCGCTGGTGGCCGCGCACAACGTCGTGGCCGTCGAGGACGCGAGGGTCCTGTGGGCGACCTTCGTACGGTTCGACCGGCCCGCCGGCCGCCCGCTGTGGGCCCTGGCCGCGCCGATCCACCACCGGACGGTTCCCCGGCTCCTCCGGCGCGCGGTGCGCGATGCCGCGTCGGCCGGGGAAACCACCCGCGGTGACGGCCGGTTGTCGTAG